The Hahella sp. HNIBRBA332 genome window below encodes:
- a CDS encoding C39 family peptidase, with protein MLLVLAGSVLAFNIANEAAIVEPQPKGVVVYQQAISTAGNDVAFLRYDTMVEPAKEQKFRNITRQAYDYSCGSAALTTVLEHYLGRTFEERQIMEGLLHYGDAARIVERRGFSMLDFKRLVTALGYPSGGFKAEIEDLAELDHPAIVPIRYGGFKHFIVVRAVRDNRVFVADPSLGNITFTVELFKEHWDQNVLFIVFPGNTKPVDGLELREEDMRYVDEQTFTLNAYREFPQFHEATEFRIRNELERLKNNEDGSVNNTNKYLHYKRN; from the coding sequence CTCGCTTTCAATATCGCCAACGAGGCGGCTATTGTTGAGCCGCAGCCTAAAGGGGTTGTGGTGTATCAACAGGCAATCAGCACTGCGGGTAATGACGTTGCATTTTTGCGTTACGATACGATGGTGGAACCAGCGAAAGAACAAAAGTTTCGCAATATCACCAGGCAAGCCTATGATTACAGTTGCGGCTCCGCTGCGCTGACTACAGTGTTGGAACATTATCTGGGACGTACTTTCGAAGAACGTCAGATCATGGAGGGGCTGCTTCATTATGGCGACGCTGCCCGTATTGTAGAGCGTCGTGGCTTTTCCATGCTCGACTTCAAACGGCTGGTGACGGCGCTGGGATATCCTTCCGGCGGCTTCAAAGCGGAAATTGAAGACTTGGCTGAGCTGGATCACCCCGCCATCGTGCCTATCCGCTATGGCGGCTTCAAACATTTCATTGTCGTTCGCGCAGTTCGCGATAATCGCGTTTTTGTGGCGGACCCCTCGTTGGGCAACATCACGTTTACGGTGGAACTGTTCAAAGAACATTGGGATCAGAATGTTCTCTTTATTGTCTTTCCTGGTAATACCAAGCCCGTGGACGGACTGGAATTAAGAGAAGAGGACATGCGCTATGTGGATGAGCAGACCTTCACTTTAAATGCATACCGGGAATTTCCTCAGTTTCATGAGGCGACAGAGTTTCGCATACGTAACGAACTGGAAAGACTTAAAAACAACGAAGACGGTTCAGTTAACAATACCAACAAGTATTTGCACTACAAACGCAATTAA
- a CDS encoding polysaccharide deacetylase family protein, whose translation MNNGRYSLTATPTTRRIQSLGIAIGVLLCPSAQAQESPARAYILQYHHISDDTPRSTSTAPALFRQHINFIADNGYQVLPLAEIIRTLQEGGSLPEKTVALTFDDGYKSIYETAYPLLKERGYPFTIFLNPDALDNHRSTHITWEQAREMGKHGGVVANHGVGHIHMVEVKTNEDASAWRARITQNIEQAEKRIEEETGASLKLLAYPYGEYDTSLQKLVSSMGYVGLGQHSGPIGPDSDWTALPRFPASNAYSSVPQLKEKLSTLPLPAQMLSPQNILIADNNPPQLRFSTELNAKVTCYGSGQGLLDSAVDNNEVTVVGMAPFKGRRFRYNCTAPAGGGLFYWRSFPWINPAVPED comes from the coding sequence ATGAATAACGGACGCTATTCTCTCACTGCAACGCCAACTACACGCCGAATACAGTCGCTTGGAATAGCCATCGGCGTCTTGCTTTGCCCATCAGCTCAGGCTCAAGAAAGTCCCGCCCGCGCATATATACTGCAATATCATCACATTAGCGACGATACTCCGCGCAGCACCTCCACCGCCCCGGCGCTCTTTCGCCAGCATATAAACTTTATTGCCGATAATGGCTACCAAGTGCTGCCATTGGCGGAGATCATTCGCACACTTCAGGAAGGCGGCAGCCTGCCCGAGAAAACAGTCGCCCTGACTTTTGACGACGGCTACAAAAGTATTTACGAAACCGCCTACCCGCTGCTGAAAGAACGTGGTTATCCATTCACGATTTTCCTGAACCCGGACGCGCTTGATAATCACCGTAGCACGCACATTACCTGGGAACAGGCTCGAGAAATGGGGAAACACGGCGGCGTGGTGGCGAACCATGGCGTGGGCCACATCCATATGGTGGAAGTCAAAACCAATGAAGACGCCAGCGCCTGGCGCGCCCGCATCACTCAAAATATCGAACAAGCGGAAAAAAGAATCGAGGAAGAGACGGGCGCCTCACTCAAACTACTCGCCTACCCTTACGGCGAATACGATACGTCACTACAAAAATTAGTGAGTTCAATGGGTTACGTAGGATTGGGCCAACACTCCGGGCCTATTGGACCGGATAGCGACTGGACCGCCCTGCCCCGCTTTCCCGCCTCTAACGCCTACAGTTCTGTGCCGCAATTAAAAGAAAAACTGAGCACGCTACCGTTGCCTGCTCAAATGCTGTCGCCACAGAACATCCTGATTGCGGATAACAACCCTCCGCAATTGCGCTTCAGCACTGAGTTGAACGCAAAGGTTACTTGCTACGGCAGCGGACAAGGACTTCTCGACAGCGCAGTCGACAATAACGAAGTGACCGTCGTAGGAATGGCGCCGTTCAAAGGCCGTCGCTTCCGTTACAATTGCACAGCGCCGGCCGGCGGCGGTCTGTTCTATTGGCGCTCTTTCCCATGGATCAATCCCGCCGTCCCCGAGGATTAG
- a CDS encoding MalM family protein, translated as MKKTALLLSLALFSSGSVLADRYYTWVDENGQVRHTLIRDGQPAASPQAQQQTLPEAAQSTPEQSPTSTEAAAPPVEKEINAEATSSSQAQEVSVANDVQEVSKADSPQPASPVSQSKSSQREIIDESTYIDAAELEKRGFVREGDSRFYTWVDTNGVMHTEEYNPADAKSKAHVQPLQPTQVVADEQRIEKASLPEGADPFAADLLGLNAPGAKQEIDLIYERCCENLVNDERVELEFDDGELLEIHKDEQGYNFGVGYSLYRVVEIPEGSVNRLLQLRAYAQPDAFYPSVLVLDSAWKPVRFLQDLLYIYEPENWFRYGYLEGFLRVKTKDEKYLVLLTTGADLKKRTVAEGVADKPVVISHSASGILHLAILPPE; from the coding sequence ATGAAGAAAACAGCATTACTTCTCTCGCTGGCGCTATTCAGTAGCGGTTCGGTGTTGGCGGACAGGTATTACACCTGGGTGGACGAAAACGGCCAGGTGCGCCATACGCTGATACGTGATGGACAACCGGCGGCTTCGCCGCAGGCCCAACAACAGACACTGCCAGAAGCGGCCCAATCGACGCCCGAACAAAGTCCAACCTCTACAGAGGCAGCTGCTCCCCCAGTTGAGAAGGAGATTAATGCAGAGGCGACGTCTTCCAGTCAGGCGCAGGAAGTCTCTGTTGCAAATGACGTTCAGGAAGTATCTAAAGCAGATTCGCCCCAGCCTGCGTCGCCAGTGAGCCAGTCTAAATCAAGCCAACGCGAAATTATTGACGAGTCTACCTATATCGATGCGGCGGAGTTGGAAAAACGGGGCTTCGTGCGAGAAGGCGATAGTCGCTTTTACACTTGGGTTGACACTAACGGAGTCATGCATACAGAGGAATACAATCCCGCGGACGCTAAGTCCAAGGCGCACGTGCAGCCTCTGCAACCTACCCAGGTCGTGGCGGATGAACAGCGGATCGAGAAGGCCAGTCTCCCTGAAGGCGCAGACCCCTTTGCAGCCGATCTGCTAGGGCTGAACGCGCCGGGCGCGAAGCAGGAGATTGACCTTATCTATGAACGCTGCTGTGAAAACCTGGTGAATGACGAGCGGGTTGAGCTTGAGTTTGATGATGGGGAATTACTGGAAATTCACAAGGACGAACAGGGTTATAACTTCGGCGTAGGCTACAGTCTGTACCGAGTTGTGGAGATCCCTGAAGGCAGCGTCAATCGATTGTTGCAGTTGCGCGCCTATGCGCAACCTGACGCGTTTTATCCATCGGTGTTGGTATTGGATAGCGCATGGAAGCCGGTGCGCTTTTTACAGGACTTACTCTATATCTATGAGCCGGAAAACTGGTTCCGTTATGGCTATCTGGAAGGTTTTCTCAGGGTAAAAACGAAGGATGAGAAGTATCTCGTCTTGCTGACGACGGGGGCTGATCTCAAAAAACGCACTGTTGCAGAAGGCGTGGCTGACAAACCGGTCGTTATCAGCCACTCCGCCAGCGGTATACTGCATCTGGCGATTCTGCCGCCTGAGTAG
- a CDS encoding OmpP1/FadL family transporter gives MSLNINKNTKLLATAGLCAACWSGIASAQLATNLMVDPYALSLGNAVTAAPPGVASIHYNPAGLTKLKGRQLAVTLMGVHANIQSDFYAPEGYNVFGIDGVENDPIFDGDTVARSRTNTIALYVPGFGIQRLPKGPPALAPSVGFSLNPPGSKFTFANLTYGPEILGYYRKKDDPARYLGKALSLQRFTYLSPSFGYEINDEWSVGFGVSMSSQSLALDTYTRAPNLMIGVLEVLQDAFNCETGEEPLAPFLGLCGGNVGPWDDIGGMSIQVQETLSPKYHLGVLWEPTDWFAWGASYQSESDMKLKGTYELAYTDDWSGFWRSFNGSIVGAITAGIFSLPSGTPREAGQLSIDLTHPQHFQTGVSVKLNHQFTVNVDVGWTDYSSWDAFLLKFDRNLEFLGAARLLSPNATANTMRLPLEYQDVWNLGIGVEHHLSNRLDLRFGVEMRNSPIPHNRRDILAPLNDTVLYSVGMGYKWDRDTTVDFNLSYMRSWQYIPAGSSLNLNDDGIQNIVYNPYAGVDVETNLKLIMAGMTFRTAF, from the coding sequence ATGAGCTTAAATATTAATAAGAATACAAAGCTCCTGGCTACGGCGGGACTATGCGCAGCCTGCTGGAGCGGAATTGCCTCCGCCCAGCTGGCGACGAATCTGATGGTGGATCCCTACGCTTTATCGCTGGGAAACGCTGTGACGGCTGCGCCTCCTGGCGTGGCTTCCATTCACTATAATCCCGCCGGTCTGACCAAGCTGAAAGGACGTCAGCTGGCGGTGACGCTGATGGGGGTTCACGCCAACATACAGTCGGACTTTTACGCTCCTGAAGGCTATAACGTATTTGGGATCGATGGGGTTGAAAACGACCCTATATTCGATGGCGATACGGTCGCCAGGAGTCGCACGAATACCATCGCTCTGTATGTGCCTGGCTTCGGCATCCAGCGTCTGCCGAAAGGTCCGCCGGCATTGGCGCCTTCTGTGGGGTTCAGTCTGAACCCGCCTGGCTCTAAATTCACCTTTGCGAACCTCACCTACGGCCCGGAAATTCTGGGCTATTACCGGAAGAAAGACGATCCCGCCAGATATCTGGGCAAGGCGTTGTCATTGCAGCGTTTTACGTATTTATCACCCTCATTTGGTTATGAAATAAACGATGAGTGGTCGGTGGGGTTTGGCGTCAGCATGTCGTCTCAATCGTTGGCGCTGGATACATATACCCGCGCGCCCAACCTGATGATTGGCGTATTGGAAGTCCTGCAGGACGCCTTCAACTGTGAGACCGGAGAAGAGCCTCTGGCGCCGTTTTTGGGGCTGTGCGGCGGTAATGTCGGTCCTTGGGACGACATTGGCGGGATGAGTATTCAGGTGCAGGAGACGCTCTCTCCGAAGTATCACCTTGGCGTGCTCTGGGAGCCGACGGATTGGTTCGCATGGGGGGCCAGCTATCAGAGCGAGTCCGACATGAAGTTGAAAGGGACTTATGAGCTTGCGTACACCGATGACTGGTCTGGTTTCTGGCGTTCCTTCAACGGCTCGATTGTTGGCGCTATTACCGCAGGGATATTCTCACTGCCTTCCGGGACGCCCCGAGAAGCGGGGCAGCTATCCATCGATCTGACTCACCCTCAGCACTTCCAAACCGGCGTCAGTGTGAAGCTGAATCACCAGTTTACCGTGAATGTGGATGTGGGATGGACAGATTACAGTTCCTGGGACGCCTTCCTGCTCAAGTTTGATCGCAATCTGGAGTTTTTGGGGGCGGCGCGTCTGTTGTCGCCTAACGCGACGGCGAACACCATGCGTTTGCCGCTGGAGTATCAGGATGTCTGGAACCTGGGCATTGGCGTCGAGCACCATCTTTCCAACCGTCTGGATCTTCGTTTCGGGGTGGAGATGCGTAACTCGCCGATCCCGCATAATCGCCGCGATATTCTGGCTCCTCTGAATGATACGGTGCTGTACAGCGTAGGCATGGGGTACAAGTGGGATAGAGATACGACGGTGGACTTCAACCTCAGCTACATGCGTAGTTGGCAGTATATTCCCGCCGGCTCCAGTTTGAATCTGAACGACGACGGTATTCAGAATATTGTTTATAACCCCTATGCTGGCGTGGATGTGGAGACCAATCTGAAACTGATTATGGCGGGTATGACTTTCCGGACGGCGTTTTGA
- a CDS encoding transporter, whose amino-acid sequence MKHWVVSCVYCALTFTAASPVLADDEQSSVDKAREALTKQEDDADSAKQLEEVFQAAEKNYSLLKKGKMSLTYAFDYSYFGDQRLDIDIVNGSFRNFDVTPAAQHTFTNTFTFDYGVMDNLTLSTRVPLSTKYDTETELNNSDVGDVSLTARWQPFAYVPGKPSYTLFSTFKSKTGVSPYEIDVKRQLSSGSGYYSFSVGGSFSKVLDPVVIFSSVSYTFPLKETDLNQVRGGQRLVSVEPANSLSLSAGFSYALSYDVSLSVSSQLSYSDETVLTFNTGNKAVAQDQVSSLMSFAMGIRVSETKIINTSVGFGLTEDSPDVTIGVSIPINIAGLKEQ is encoded by the coding sequence ATGAAGCATTGGGTAGTATCCTGTGTTTACTGTGCGCTTACTTTTACTGCTGCTTCGCCTGTCTTAGCCGATGATGAGCAAAGCAGCGTAGACAAGGCCAGAGAGGCGTTGACCAAACAGGAGGACGATGCCGATTCCGCGAAGCAACTGGAGGAAGTATTCCAGGCGGCGGAGAAAAACTACTCCTTGTTGAAGAAGGGCAAGATGTCATTGACCTATGCCTTTGACTACAGCTACTTCGGCGATCAGCGCCTGGATATTGATATCGTCAACGGCTCATTCCGGAATTTTGACGTCACGCCTGCTGCGCAACATACCTTCACCAACACTTTTACTTTTGACTACGGCGTAATGGACAACTTAACCCTATCCACACGCGTGCCGTTGTCCACCAAATATGATACTGAGACAGAGTTGAATAACTCTGATGTGGGGGATGTTTCACTGACCGCCCGTTGGCAGCCTTTCGCTTATGTGCCGGGGAAGCCATCTTATACCCTGTTCAGCACTTTCAAGTCTAAAACCGGGGTCAGTCCATATGAAATTGACGTCAAGAGACAGCTGTCTTCCGGGAGCGGTTATTACTCGTTTTCCGTCGGGGGCAGCTTTTCCAAGGTGCTTGATCCCGTCGTCATATTCAGCTCCGTCAGTTATACCTTCCCTCTGAAAGAGACAGATCTGAACCAGGTGCGCGGGGGGCAGAGGCTGGTCTCTGTAGAGCCCGCCAACTCCCTGTCGCTATCGGCGGGTTTTTCGTATGCGCTGTCATATGACGTATCGCTCAGTGTTTCATCTCAGCTGAGCTATTCGGATGAAACCGTTCTGACTTTCAACACTGGCAACAAAGCTGTCGCCCAGGATCAGGTCAGCAGTCTGATGAGTTTCGCCATGGGGATTCGCGTCAGTGAAACCAAAATCATTAACACCTCTGTGGGGTTTGGTCTCACAGAGGATTCGCCTGATGTAACTATCGGGGTGTCTATCCCCATCAATATCGCAGGACTTAAAGAGCAATAA